One Huiozyma naganishii CBS 8797 chromosome 5, complete genome DNA segment encodes these proteins:
- the RTT101 gene encoding cullin RTT101 (similar to Saccharomyces cerevisiae RTT101 (YJL047C); ancestral locus Anc_1.343), with product MDAAAALDPVSILYENGVAGPALAKVDVFLDKVFYTIDGADPYNFSESIAGMLEYQTRSHFTKNARLCRIVVSSKIYGSSSTNPLTQSKVIAAFWKYCQLKLRRAIDLLVAKFAPIMKICIVVDHSARPPFDAKLWELWASLYKGYDTTMKVLFSVVPYVFINHRRIAKDIPREKSFEFYSTGVLLQSIREALGTEEIFDRYVVQLIAEMRCLEVDNNEYFRGFLKTPLELIYQHNIRVQGRLVQELFLMNVSEHLKRRQMEENQYFSMFTYYHEEFYNNCLLAKMIAPSLMNSVSQLIVNQLFLNEESLPKYFHQVIYIGQDIDVLRSSEAQNFRVLEKVFSLYGRQDFFKEAVRRVINQELAEESKSSSRNLLKIFDRLLMCLILLSPSEDCLNIFKECICHHFGGEMKFMQTFVKFIESEMRRLAEKGPAGPNHKFTDFANRWRTTDTVRENLITFAKKLKMKETVLDIYGNSLFRKFLLNGSALERRINDEDRFEMNLLDDFTKTFGQCDEMDRLADLRYNIKKAMEATVAFEHANPASIVEPIVLQRNKVPALFQTSHSDDLAALRLPEDMERLWQEALAYVSERDSSNKLKHFEPQYHLHHCEMESLFLDPQTAAPLVLQLTVLQACVLDGFNEEDTVTVAALSKQLNVEETVVQSALNSFVGIGMVIPPTSTAVGAPMYSLNADFTPDVTKVKDGKLRVTLPRPSKATGPRKRLHRSATAEHPEGSSAVWQRELLKAAIARVLKSSTAGLDYDALHAGTRTQLQGFSVGEFKDALELLQRDRLLSESMGHYKLTL from the coding sequence AtggatgctgctgctgctttAGATCCCGTATCGATTCTTTATGAGAATGGAGTTGCAGGTCCTGCCTTAGCAAAAGTGGATGTTTTCCTTGACAAGGTATTTTATACGATTGATGGCGCAGATCCGTATAATTTCAGCGAATCTATTGCTGGTATGCTAGAGTACCAAACGCGATCACACTTTACCAAGAACGCGAGGTTATGCAGGATTGTGGTGAGCAGTAAAATATACGGATCGTCGTCGACGAATCCATTGACTCAGAGTAAGGTTATTGCTGCATTTTGGAAGTACTGCCAATTGAAACTACGACGAGCGATTGATTTGTTGGTAGCGAAATTTGCACCCATAATGAAGATTTGTATAGTGGTTGATCACAGTGCGAGGCCGCCCTTCGATGCTAAACTTTGGGAATTATGGGCAAGTTTATACAAGGGATACGACACCACAATGAAAGTTCTATTTTCAGTAGTACCTTACGTGTTTATAAATCATCGGAGAATCGCCAAAGACATCCCAAGGGAGAAGTCTTTTGAATTTTATTCTACGGGTGTACTATTACAATCCATAAGAGAGGCTCTTGGGACCGAGGAAATATTTGATAGATACGTTGTCCAGCTGATTGCTGAGATGCGGTGTCTGGAAGTGGACAATAACGAATACTTCAGAGGTTTCCTGAAGACTCCCCTGGAGTTGATATACCAGCATAACATACGTGTTCAAGGTAGGCTTGTACAGGAATTGTTCCTAATGAACGTTTCGGAAcatttgaaaaggagaCAGATGGAGGAGAACCAGTACTTTTCTATGTTTACCTACTATCACGAAGAGTTCTACAATAATTGCCTCTTGGCTAAGATGATAGCACCATCTCTCATGAATTCGGTATCTCAGCTGATTGTCAACCAGCTGTTCCTGAACGAAGAGTCTCTCCCCAAGTATTTCCATCAGGTAATATATATTGGGCAAGACATCGATGTTTTGAGATCATCTGAGGCGCAAAATTTCCGAGTAttggagaaagtgttcTCCCTTTATGGAAGACAggattttttcaaagaggcagTACGGCGTGTGATTAACCAAGAGTTGGCTGAAGAGTCCAAATCTTCCTCCAGAAATCTATTGAAAATCTTCGATAGGTTGCTCATGTGCCTCATTTTGCTTTCACCATCGGAAGATTGCCTCaatatattcaaagaatgcATATGCCATCATTTTGGTGGAGAGATGAAATTTATGCAAACGTTTGTGAAATTCATTGAATCAGAAATGAGACGATTGGCAGAGAAGGGTCCCGCAGGGCCAAATCACAAGTTTACCGATTTTGCTAACCGTTGGAGGACTACAGATACCGTTAGGGAAAACTTGATTACTTTTGcaaaaaagttgaagatgaaggagACCGTGCTGGACATATACGGGAACTCTCTCTTCCGGAAATTTCTACTGAATGGCTCGGCGCTTGAACGACGGATTAATGACGAAGATAGGTTTGAAATGAATCTCCTTGACGATTTCACCAAGACATTTGGCCAATGTGATGAGATGGACAGGTTAGCGGATTTGAGATACAATATCAAGAAGGCCATGGAAGCTACGGTAGCTTTCGAACATGCAAACCCGGCCAGTATTGTCGAGCCGATAGTTCTGCAGAGAAATAAAGTCCCCGCATTGTTCCAAACGAGCCATAGCGACGATCTAGCCGCACTGCGGTTACCGGAGGACATGGAGAGGTTATGGCAGGAGGCGCTGGCGTACGTCTCCGAGAGGGACTCGAGCAACAAACTGAAACATTTCGAGCCCCAGTACCATTTGCACCACTGCGAAATGGAATCTCTTTTTCTGGACCCGCAAACGGCGGCGCCACTCGTTTTACAACTAACCGTGTTGCAAGCATGTGTCTTGGACGGAttcaacgaggaggacacAGTGACTGTAGCAGCTCTCTCCAAGCAACTGAACGTCGAAGAGACCGTTGTACAGTCTGCATTGAATTCTTTTGTCGGTATCGGCATGGTTATACCACCCACTTCTACAGCGGTGGGCGCTCCCATGTACTCTCTAAACGCGGATTTCACCCCGGACGTGACCAAAGTTAAAGACGGCAAGTTGCGGGTCACACTGCCGCGACCCTCGAAAGCTACGGGTCCACGGAAGCGGCTCCACCGGAGCGCAACCGCGGAACACCCTGAAGGCTCGAGCGCTGTGTGGCAGCGCGAACTATTGAAGGCGGCGATAGCCCGGGTACTCAAGTCGAGCACCGCAGGGCTGGACTATGACGCATTGCACGCCGGGACGCGCACGCAACTGCAAGGTTTCAGTGTAGGGGAGTTCAAGGACGCCCTGGAACTACTACAGAGGGACAGGCTGCTCTCAGAGTCCATGGGCCACTACAAATTGACCCTCTGA
- the POP4 gene encoding RNase P/RNase MRP complex subunit (similar to Saccharomyces cerevisiae POP4 (YBR257W); ancestral locus Anc_1.346) — protein MDRAQEFIKSCLFTKSFINPDKPIEENRLRETLLVLPTDGGLSSRLKHNRSKLKLTAENITSTNNKIRHPNYKSVSKNAKIAMKAYITGLKRAVQRAKKTSYENDITEKQELELYLKENNPELWSQLPHYGEFEPMHKDLWVGYIKELLGLPVETAIEDTSKLSINGSAALLKLSMAEYNGCLIKVAKSRNKNMVGIRGIVIWDSQKHFIIVTQGKLTDEVKCIPKQGTVFNFQIPLNDTDALEYSILGDRFKYRSSDRAGRKFKSRRCDDMLYYITDL, from the coding sequence ATGGATCGAGCACAAGAATTTATCAAGAGCTGTCTGTTTACCAAAAGTTTTATCAATCCAGATAAGCCAATCGAGGAAAACCGACTACGAGAGACACTCCTGGTCTTACCCACAGACGGTGGACTCTCCTCACGACTGAAGCATAACAGGAGTAAACTGAAACTGACAGCAGAGAATATTACCTCGACGAACAACAAAATCAGACACCCGAATTACAAGAGTGTGTCTAAGAATGCTAAAATTGCAATGAAAGCGTATATCACAGGTCTGAAAAGAGCCGTTCAACGGGCCAAAAAAACCTCTTATGAGAACGATATTACGGAGAAGCAAGAACTGGAATTatatttgaaggaaaataATCCGGAACTTTGGAGTCAACTGCCCCACTACGGTGAATTCGAACCAATGCATAAAGACCTGTGGGTTGGGTACATAAAGGAGCTCTTGGGGCTCCCTGTGGAAACCGCAATCGAAGATACGTCCAAGTTATCCATCAATGGGTCTGCCGCCTTATTGAAACTTTCCATGGCGGAATACAACGGGTGTCTCATCAAAGTCGCCAAAAGCCGGAACAAGAACATGGTGGGTATTCGAGGGATTGTCATTTGGGACAGTCAGAAACACTTCATAATTGTCACACAGGGGAAACTAACGGACGAAGTGAAATGCATCCCAAAACAAGGCACAGTGTTCAACTTTCAAATACCTTTAAACGATACAGATGCGTTAGAGTACAGCATTTTGGGCGACCGATTCAAGTACAGAAGTAGCGATCGTGCTGGTAGGAAGTTTAAAAGCAGGAGATGCGATGACATGCTGTATTACATAACGGATTTATAG
- the AIM22 gene encoding putative lipoate--protein ligase (similar to Saccharomyces cerevisiae YJL046W; ancestral locus Anc_1.347): MTAVAKTCLNAYGVAGTVLKRSPLLPNICYPQLKRRVSSKTPFDINDSDDKYKELNDYYRDLFTNDNVNTTLGATSKINIKTEIDLLNDELANLTDTAVPPHKLPLRSEDLQRVVETPGRFVIKSRSNDPYFNLALEHYIFKNTPLFEQSIFSSQRLLFYVNNKCAVIGKNQTIWQELYLNELNKRGYEVLRRLSGGGAVIHDLGNVNYSFLTSREEFRTTFFNQLIVQWLNKQGHIQDFELNGRGDILYKKMKCGGSAFKIARGKSYHHGTMLVNSDIDSFHGLLKPSGQKGVRWVSPSVDSVRAGVTNIPLGSTEQFIDICTDGFQKYFKSADSIPVYYCNDTVSTNSEIEKTRALLRSDKWKYCSGPKFKVELDSSHDVIEVEKGIVVSSTIPNIKGMDFQRLIDTGSNEAQLQCLKPLM; the protein is encoded by the coding sequence ATGACTGCCGTTGCCAAGACGTGCCTCAATGCTTACGGTGTTGCTGGTACTGTTTTAAAACGGTCACCTCTACTCCCAAATATATGCTATCCTCAGCTGAAACGGCGTGTTTCGTCGAAAACGCCATTCGACATCAATGATTCAGATGACAAATACAAGGAATTAAACGACTATTACAGGGATTTGTTTACCAATGATAATGTCAACACAACACTAGGTGCTACATCCAAAATAAACATCAAAACTGAAATAGATCTACTTAATGACGAACTGGCGAATCTAACTGACACCGCGGTGCCACCGCATAAATTGCCCTTGAGGTCGGAAGACTTGCAAAGAGTAGTTGAAACCCCGGGGAGATTTGTCATCAAGAGCCGGTCGAACGACCCATACTTTAATTTGGCATTAGAACACTATATCTTTAAGAACACCCCGTTGTTCGAACAATCGATTTTCTCATCGCAGCGGTTATTGTTCTATGTGAACAACAAGTGTGCCGTTATCGGGAAAAACCAAACCATATGGCAAGAACTCTATTTGAACGAGCTGAATAAAAGAGGATACGAAGTCCTAAGGAGGCTGTCAGGAGGAGGTGCCGTTATTCATGACTTGGGCAATGTGAACTACTCGTTTCTTACTTCTCGAGAAGAGTTTCGAACCACGTTTTTCAACCAGTTGATTGTCCAGTGGTTGAATAAACAGGGACACATACAAGACTTTGAATTGAATGGCCGAGGTGATATCTTgtataaaaaaatgaaatgCGGCGGGAGTGCTTTCAAGATAGCAAGAGGCAAATCGTACCACCACGGCACGATGCTTGTTAACTCTGATATCGATAGCTTCCACGGTCTGCTAAAACCGAGTGGGCAAAAAGGAGTTAGGTGGGTCAGCCCTAGTGTCGATAGTGTTCGAGCTGGCGTTACTAATATCCCACTTGGCTCAACGGAACAGTTCATAGATATTTGCACGGATgggtttcaaaaatatttcaaatcTGCAGACAGTATACCGGTGTACTACTGTAATGACACAGTTTCGACAAACTCAGAGATAGAGAAAACAAGAGCACTGTTGAGAAGTGACAAATGGAAGTACTGTAGTGGTCCTAAATTCAAAGTGGAATTGGATTCATCGCATGATGTGATAGAAGTCGAAAAGGGGATCGTTGTGTCATCAACCATCCCAAATATCAAAGGTATGGATTTTCAAAGGCTGATTGACACTGGCTCCAATGAGGCTCAACTGCAATGTTTGAAGCCTCTCATGTAA
- the YPT6 gene encoding Rab family GTPase YPT6 (similar to Saccharomyces cerevisiae YPT6 (YLR262C); ancestral locus Anc_6.49), producing the protein MSSGNGAGRSGKALSKYKIVFLGEQGVGKTSLITRFMYDTFDDHYQATIGIDFLSKTMYLDDHTIRFQLWDTAGQERFRSLIPSYIRDSRVAIVVYDITKKKSFEYIDKWVEDVKNERSADNVIFCIVGNKSDLTDERQVSTEEGEQKTKVLGAQIFMETSTKAGYNVKNLFKKIAKSLPEFQDTDTNTLDSNSGNQQGGSAQGNGPDSTKAGVIDISTNNNNEEQGGCQC; encoded by the coding sequence ATGAGCAGTGGAAATGGAGCAGGACGGTCCGGTAAGGCCCTGAGTAAGTACAAGATTGTGTTTTTGGGGGAGCAAGGTGTTGGGAAGACGTCTTTGATCACGCGGTTCATGTACGATACTTTCGACGACCACTACCAGGCGACTATTGGgattgattttttgtcGAAAACCATGTACCTCGATGACCACACGATTCGGTTCCAGTTGTGGGATACGGCGGGGCAAGAACGGTTCCGGTCGTTGATCCCGAGTTATATCAGGGACTCACGCGTTGCGATCGTGGTTTACGATataacgaagaagaaatcgtTCGAGTACATCGACAAGTGGGTCGAGGACGTCAAGAACGAGCGCAGCGCCGATAACGTCATCTTCTGCATAGTAGGGAACAAAAGCGACCTCACGGACGAGAGACAGGTCTCTACGGAGGAAGGTGAACAGAAGACGAAAGTCCTCGGCGCCCAAATATTCATGGAAACTTCCACCAAGGCAGGTTACAACGTCAAGaacctgttcaagaaaatcGCCAAATCATTGCCCGAGTTCCAGGATACAGACACCAACACTTTGGACTCAAACTCTGGCAACCAGCAGGGCGGGTCAGCACAGGGTAACGGACCAGACAGCACAAAGGCAGGTGTCATCGATATATCCacgaacaacaacaatgaGGAGCAAGGCGGGTGCCAGTGTTGA
- the LCB5 gene encoding sphinganine kinase LCB5 (similar to Saccharomyces cerevisiae LCB5 (YLR260W) and LCB4 (YOR171C); ancestral locus Anc_6.48), which yields MGTKADNGDVVAPQKSRPKTLETTCSKSVGFPNIDETSSTDSSSSLSFESVSSQTVGQDPIINSTSQDLSVDGEPNSIVEKIQNFSVEKSPDYVVDRKLDSPPKSKEHRKFGGNKTRIRSLLQERKLSKSRKVRQHQHKTRHKGHKHKHDDGPISLAVLAESGILIKSRKPKPYEYDEDFTKISGARSSIGSSTTSFASSDIHFSDPDSDLETASYVSCVTCLSDSVSSLSVNSSQISERPQTEYASVNGQIPTNSVIPYDIILNAKHVDVNDESLNKKKFPKITLNDNHHLIEITFARPRRNDVVPKRLTLLVEYASRMYSNKLNGKGLEDEFASDVVEEILRRSYKNSKRNRSLLVIINPFGGKRNAKKIFMRKAKRLLMASDFMFDLVYTKYSGHAIEIAKNMDIEKYDTIACASGDGIPHEVINGLYRRHDRVRAFNKLAITEIPCGSGNAMSVSCNWTNNPSYATLFIIKSVETRSDIMCLSQPSYEAGVPKLSFLSQTYGIIAESDINTEFIRWMGPARFELGVAFNILQRKKYPCDIYVKYYTRTKNELKAHYLKEIEKSKHSFEEDDSDSEPVTEEMFKVKYPLKDGVPSDWEKIDSALTDNLGIFYTGKMPYVAADTKFFPAALPDDGAIDMVLTDSRTPFTRMVPILLALDKGSHVLQPEVIHCKILAYKLIPKLDMENTVDGATGRTSSNGKVSSTGLFSVDGEKFPLEPLQVEIIPRLCKMLLRNGSYVNTEFDGM from the coding sequence ATGGGGACAAAAGCCGATAATGGCGATGTCGTGGCACCTCAAAAATCGAGACCCAAGACTTTGGAAACGACATGTTCGAAGTCCGTTGGGTTTCCGAACATTGACGAAACCTCCAGCACGGATTCTTCGAGCTCTTTATCCTTTGAATCAGTTTCGTCACAGACAGTAGGTCAGGATCCAATAATTAACTCAACAAGTCAGGATCTTAGTGTGGACGGTGAGCCGAATTCCATTGTGGAAAAGATACAGAATTTTAGTGTTGAAAAGAGTCCGGACTATGTGGTTGATAGGAAGCTGGATTCTCCTCCTAAAAGTAAAGAACATAGGAAATTCGGTGGTAACAAAACTAGGATACGGAGCTTACTTCAAGAACGTAAGTTGAGCAAATCAAGGAAGGTTCGACAGCACCAACACAAGACCCGGCATAAGGGCCACAAGCATAAGCATGACGATGGGCCAATATCCCTGGCTGTGTTAGCAGAGAGTGGGATTCTTATTAAATCAAGGAAACCGAAACCATACGAGTATGATGAGGACTTTACCAAGATATCTGGGGCCAGGAGCAGTATAGGAAGTAGCACGACGAGTTTTGCTAGTAGTGATATACATTTCAGTGACCCTGACTCGGACCTGGAAACTGCGTCGTACGTCAGTTGTGTCACATGTCTAAGTGACAGTGTGTCATCGTTATCGGTTAACAGCAGCCAAATAAGCGAGAGACCCCAAACTGAATATGCATCTGTTAACGGTCAAATCCCGACAAACTCTGTGATCCCTTATGATATTATTCTTAACGCAAAGCACGTTGATGTCAACGACGAATCTCTtaacaaaaagaagtttcCCAAGATTACTTTGAACGATAACCATCACCTGATAGAGATCACATTTGCCCggccaagaagaaacgaCGTTGTACCGAAACGCTTAACATTGTTGGTGGAATACGCATCTAGGATGTATAGCAATAAGTTAAACGGTAAGGGATTGGAGGACGAGTTTGCATCTGATGTTGTCGAGGAAATATTACGAAGAAGTTACAAAAACAGTAAGCGGAATAGAAGCTTACTCGTTATCATCAATCCCTTTGGTGGGAAGAGGAATGCGAAGAAGATTTTTATGAGGAAAGCAAAACGATTACTAATGGCCAGTGATTTTATGTTTGATTTGGTATATACCAAGTACTCAGGGCACGCCATTGAAATTGCTAAGAATATGGATATCGAAAAGTACGATACCATAGCATGCGCATCGGGAGACGGCATTCCGCACGAGGTGATCAACGGGTTGTACAGGAGGCATGATAGGGTACGAGCATTTAATAAGTTGGCCATTACAGAGATCCCGTGTGGGTCTGGGAACGCGATGAGCGTTTCCTGTAACTGGACGAATAACCCCTCGTACGCTACATTATTCATCATCAAATCTGTGGAGACGAGAAGCGATATTATGTGCCTGTCACAGCCGTCATACGAGGCCGGGGTACCGAAGTTGTCGTTTCTGTCACAAACGTACGGTATAATAGCGGAGTCCGACATCAACACTGAGTTTATTCGATGGATGGGCCCCGCCAGGTTTGAATTGGGCGTAGCCTTCAACATTCTTCAAAGGAAGAAATACCCGTGTGACATTTATGTGAAGTATTATACCCGAACGAAGAATGAACTGAAGGCTCATTATTTGAAGGAGATAGAGAAATCGAAGCACTCATTTGAGGAGGATGACTCCGACAGTGAGCCCGTGACAGAGGAGATGTTCAAAGTCAAGTATCCACTGAAGGACGGTGTTCCCTCGGACTGGGAGAAAATCGATTCTGCGTTGACGGATAATCTTGGGATTTTCTACACGGGGAAGATGCCGTACGTAGCTGCTGACACCAAGTTTTTCCCAGCGGCGCTCCCCGATGACGGTGCCATCGACATGGTTCTGACAGATTCGAGGACACCGTTCACGAGAATGGTTCCTATCCTGCTGGCGCTTGACAAAGGTTCGCACGTTCTGCAACCGGAGGTAATCCATTGCAAGATCCTCGCGTACAAGTTGATCCCCAAGCTTGACATGGAAAACACCGTCGATGGTGCTACCGGTAGGACTTCCTCCAACGGTAAGGTGTCTTCCACAGGATTATTTTCGGTGGACGGGGAGAAGTTCCCACTGGAGCCCTTACAAGTGGAAATCATCCCCAGATTGTGCAAGATGCTGCTGAGGAATGGTAGTTATGTGAACACCGAGTTTGATGGTATGTGA
- the HRD1 gene encoding E3 ubiquitin-protein ligase HRD1 (similar to Saccharomyces cerevisiae HRD1 (YOL013C); ancestral locus Anc_6.45) has protein sequence MLVLNLRSRKQQFALLVVVIYLLTAFTVINAFGNSHTFLEWTTGLTQGVNYVIIAAFSLLNIVLLWKGFTYMVFGDLRLIEEEHIFERIPLTVINLIMISSLLSDKYMFDIVLLGGLLLVLKVSHWILRDRLEGFLQRINDTTTLTSLLFSKFSRNLLIFGILDYFVTKICFFNHFGNFYHHGDFSNITQIMFGLEYAVVFIDLINILCHTVLNFYAFHRTQLQSARFNLEMMNDDFSEDENDSGVNADGGLEGKFIYEKLIDFVAGVLRTGLHFTMLIPLRFQSMLVKDFVWDLFNLVNNGNSLWKIYKNNRQLNKKLPNIAIEDLLDHDNMCIVCMDDLVLVHHPTKRRQSVQEECDDEKNTEKDKPSTTEEDLSEVEPTQGDIDRMADSKKPKKLPCGHMLHFSCLKNWMERSQTCPICRVPVFDKDGNVRPSIAKTRRSPPMSSSRSANRSRASPAPIPTPTLTPTPTQTQAQTQPQTTPTSTAPTLPVQVSLMDIPNRTKSRFAIEKDTADDQERNITIRFRDLNDPSKSFKATVNVQRNPYLHEAAFTSS, from the coding sequence ATGCTGGTACTAAATCTGAGGAGTAGAAAACAACAGTTTGCTCTTTTGGTCGTGGTCATTTACCTTCTGACAGCGTTTACTGTGATAAATGCATTTGGTAATTCACATACATTCTTGGAATGGACTACTGGCCTAACACAGGGAGTTAATTATGTGATTATAGCTGCATTCTCCCTTTTGAACATTGTATTGTTGTGGAAGGGCTTTACATACATGGTCTTTGGAGATTTACGACTTATAGAAGAGGAGCACATATTTGAAAGGATACCCCTTACAGTGATAAACCTAATTATGATATCGTCCCTATTAAGCGATAAGTACAtgtttgatattgttttACTTGGTGGGCTATTGTTggttttgaaagtttcccATTGGATCCTTAGAGACAGGTTAGAAGGGTTTTTGCAAAGGATTAACGACACTACTACGCTAACTAGCTTGCTGTTCTCCAAATTCTCGAGAAACTTACTGATATTCGGTATCTTAGACTATTTTGTGACGAAGATATGCTTTTTCAACCATTTCGGCAACTTCTACCACCACGGTGACTTCAGTAACATTACACAGATCATGTTTGGTTTGGAATATGCCGTTGTGTTCATTGACCTGATAAATATACTCTGCCATACGGTGCTCAACTTCTACGCCTTCCACCGTACACAACTACAGTCAGCAAGGTTTAACTTGGAGATGATGAATGACGACTTCAGTGAGGACGAAAACGATTCCGGCGTCAATGCTGATGGTGGCTTGGAAGGTAAGTTTATTTACGAGAAGTTAATTGATTTCGTTGCAGGCGTGTTAAGAACTGGCTTGCACTTCACCATGCTAATACCACTAAGATTTCAATCAATGCTAGTGAAGGATTTTGTTTGGGACTTGTTTAATCTGGTAAACAACGGTAACAGCTTgtggaaaatatataagAATAACAGacagttgaacaagaaactgccAAACATTGCCATTGAAGATTTACTGGACCATGATAATATGTGCATAGTGTGTATGGATGATCTTGTGCTGGTCCATCATCCTACAAAGAGGCGCCAATCAGTTCAGGAAGAATGCGACGATGAGAAAAATACCGAGAAGGACAAACCATCCACTACAGAAGAGGACCTATCAGAGGTTGAGCCAACTCAGGGAGACATCGACCGAATGGCCGATAGTAAGAAGCCAAAGAAACTACCTTGCGGCCACATGCTGCACTTTTCTTGCCTCAAGAACTGGATGGAGAGATCTCAAACATGTCCAATTTGTAGGGTCCCTGTGTTTGACAAGGACGGAAACGTGAGACCAAGCATTGCCAAAACGAGGAGAAGCCCTCCAATGAGCAGTAGTCGCTCTGCAAACCGTTCTAGAGCATCGCCTGCACCAATTCCCACTCCAACTCTAACTCCCACGCCAACACAGACACAGGCACAGACACAACCTCAAACTACACCTACATCTACAGCCCCAACTTTACCGGTTCAAGTGTCACTAATGGATATACCAAATAGAACCAAGTCCCGTTTTGCCATTGAAAAGGACACGGCAGACGACCAAGAAAGGAACATTACCATCCGCTTCAGAGACCTGAACGACCCAAGTAAAAGTTTCAAGGCGACCGTTAACGTACAAAGAAACCCATATCTACACGAGGCGGCCTTCACAAGCTCTTAA